The following are encoded together in the Equus quagga isolate Etosha38 chromosome 1, UCLA_HA_Equagga_1.0, whole genome shotgun sequence genome:
- the GMPPB gene encoding mannose-1-phosphate guanyltransferase beta has protein sequence MLGRRRPCHVHASRLARPDSRHCRPEFGASRPPSGVAYWFVAAWDPALGKTERIRQRQSWSVWQVKGAGPGTTAGVRGGSRPGRPQTPRSPGLTLQPPAGAMKALILVGGYGTRLRPLTLSIPKPLVDFCNKPILLHQVEALAAAGVDHVILAVSYMSQVLEKEMKAQEQRLGIRISMSHEEEPLGTAGPLALARDLLSETADPFFVLNSDVICDFPFQAMVQFHRHHGQEGSILVTKVEEPSKYGVVVCEADTGRIHRFVEKPQVFVSNKINAGMYILSPAVLRRIQLQPTSIEKEIFPVMAKEGQLYAMELQGFWMDIGQPKDFLTGMCLFLQSLRQKQPEQLCSGPGIVGNVLVDPSARIGQNCSIGPNVSLGPGVVVEDGVCIRRCTVLRDAHIRSHSWLESCIVGWRCRVGQWVRMENVTVLGEDVIVNDELYLNGASVLPHKSIGESVPEPRIIM, from the exons ATGCTCGGACGCCGGCGGCCGTGCCACGTACACGCCAGCCGATTGGCCCGCCCAGATTCACGTCACTGTCGGCCTGAGTTCGGGGCCAGCCGCCCTCCATCCGGCGTCGCGTACTGGTTTGTGGCGGCCTGGGATCCGGCGTTAGGGAAGACTGAGCGGATACGGCAGAGACAGAGCTGGTCAGTCTGGCAGGTGAAAGGCGCGGGGCCGGGCACGACTGCGGGAGTGCGCGGCGGGAGTCGGCCAGGCAGGCCGCAGACACCTCGGAGCCCGGGACTCACTCTCCAGCCGCCCGCCGGCGCGATGAAGGCACTGATCTTGGTGGGCGGCTATGGGACGCGCCTGCGGCCGCTGACGTTAAGCATCCCGAAGCCACTGGTGGACTTCTGCAATAAGCCCATCTTGCTGCACCAAGTGGAGGCGCTGGCCGCG GCCGGCGTGGACCACGTGATTCTGGCCGTAAGCTACATGTCTCAGGTGctggagaaggaaatgaaggcGCAGGAGCAAAGG CTAGGAATCCGAATCTCCATGTCCCATGAAGAGGAGCCTTTGGGGACAG CTGGGCCCCTGGCACTAGCTCGTGACCTGCTTTCTGAGACTGCAGACCCTTTCTTCGTCCTCAATAGTGATGTGATCTGTGATTTCCCCTTCCAAGCCATGGTGCAGTTCCACCGGCACCACGGCCAGGAAGGCTCCATCCTG GTGACCAAAGTGGAGGAACCTTCTAAGTACGGTGTGGTGGTGTGTGAGGCTGATACAGGCCGCATTCACCGGTTTGTGGAGAAGCCGCAGGTGTTTGTGTCCAACAAGATCAATGCAGGCATGTACATCCTGAGCCCTGCAGTGCTGCGGCGCATCCAG CTGCAGCCTACGTCCATTGAGAAGGAGATCTTCCCTGTCATGGCCAAGGAGGGACAGCTATATGCCATGGAGCTGCAGG GCTTCTGGATGGACATTGGGCAGCCCAAGGATTTCCTCACTGGAATGTGCCTCTTCCTACAGTCACTGCGACAGAAGCAGCCTGAGCAACTGTGCTCAGGCCCTGGCATTGTGGGCAACGTGCTGGTG GACCCAAGTGCCCGCATTGGCCAGAACTGCAGCATTGGTCCCAACGTGAGCCTGGGTCCTGGTGTGGTGGTGGAGGATGGTGTGTGTATCCGACGGTGCACAGTGCTGCGAGACGCCCACATTCGCTCCCACTCCTGGCTTGAGTCTTGCATTGTGGGCTGGCGCTGCCGTGTGGGCCAGTGG gtGCGCATGGAGAATGTGACAGTGCTGGGTGAGGACGTCATAGTTAACGACGAGCTCTACCTCAACGGGGCCAGTGTCCTGCCCCACAAGTCTATTGGCGAGTCGGTGCCGGAGCCTCGCATCATCATGTGA
- the RNF123 gene encoding E3 ubiquitin-protein ligase RNF123 isoform X1, whose amino-acid sequence MASKGAGVSFSRKSYRLTSDAEKSKVTGIVQEKLLNDYLHRIFSSRDHTLTTATNRKSLNFQNLPEHLDQLLHVDIEDEESQGQIEGRLGPSTVVLDHTGGFEGLLLVNDDLLGVIGHSNFGTIRSTTCVYKGKWVYEVLISSQGLMQIGWCTINCRFNQEEGVGDTHNSYAYDGNRVRKWNVTTTNYGKAWAAGDIVSCLIDLDDGTLSFCLNGVSLGTAFENLSRGLGMAYFPAISLSFKESVAFNFGSRPLRYPVTGYRPLQDPPRADLVRAQKLLGCFQAVLGVELDPVEGRLVEKESSQWQLQGQPTVLLTLAHIFHHFAPLLRKVYVVEAVLMSFLLGIMEVGTPAQAQSVVRQVLDLLWLFMEDYEVQDCLKQLMMSLLRLYRFSPIVPDLGLQIHYLRLTIAILRHEKSRKFLLSNVLFDVLQSVVFFYIKSPLRVEEAGLQELIPTTWWPHRSSREGRESKEVKDETAEERLRRRAYERGCQRLKKRIEVVEELQVQILKLLLNNKDENGGEASRYIFLTKFRKFLQENASGRGNMPMLCPPEYMVCFLHRLISALRYYWDEYKASNPSASFSEEAYIPPQVFYNGKVDYFDLQRLGGLLSHLRKTLKDDLASKANILIDPLELQAATMDDLDEDEEPASAAAAAQRPMQALAMGGALPLPRPGWLSSPTLGRANRFLSTAAVSLMTPRRPLSTSEKVKVRTLSAEQRTREDIEGSHWNEGLLLGRPPEEPEQPLTENSLLEVLDGAVIMYNLSVHQQLGKMVGVSDDVNEYAMALRDTEDKLRRCPKWRKDILAELTKSQKVFSEKLDHLSRRLAWVHATVYSQEKMLDIYWLLRVCLRTIEHGDRTGSLFAFMPEFYLSVAINSYSALKNYFGPVHSMEELPGYEETLTRLAAILAKHFADTRIVGTDIRDSLMQALASYVCYPHSLRAVERIPEEQRIAMVRSLLAPYEQRPWAQTNWILVRLWRGCGFGYRYTRLPHLLKTKPEDANLPSLQKPCPSTLLQQHMADLLRQGPDVAPSFLNSVLNQLNWAFSEFIGMIQEIQQAAERLERNFVDSRQLKVCATCFDLSVSLLRVLEMTITLVPEIFLDWARPTSEMLLQRLAQLLNQVLNRVTAERNLFDRVVSLRLPGLESVDHYPILVAVTGILVQLLVHGPASGKERATSVLLADPCFQLRSICYLLGQPEPSAPGTALPAPDRKHFSLQSYTDYISVEELAQVEQMLAHLTSASAQAAAASLPTSEEDLCPICYAHPISAVFQPCGHKSCKACINQHLMNNKDCFFCKATIESVEDWDKAANASATSSTT is encoded by the exons ATGGCGTCCAAGGGGGCCGGCGTGTCTTTCTCCCGCAAGAGCTATAGGCTGACCTCAGACGCTGAGAAATCCAAGGTCACAG GCATTGTCCAAGAGAAGCTGCTGAATGACTACCTGCACCGCATCTTTTCCTCTCGTGATCATACACTGACCACAGCCACCAACAG GAAATCCCTGAACTTCCAGAACCTACCAGAGCATCTGGACCAGCTGTTGCATGTGGACATTGAGGATGAGGAGAGCCAGG GACAGATTGAAGGGCGGCTTGGCCCATCCACTGTGGTCCTAGACCACACAGGTGGCTTCGAGGGGCTTCTTCTGGTGAATGATGACCTCCTGGGG GTGATTGGACACAGCAACTTTGGTACTATCCGCTCTACCACATGTGTGTACAAAG GGAAATGGGTCTACGAGGTACTCATCTCCTCCCAGGGGCTCATGCAGATCGGCTGGTGCACTATCAACTGCCGCTTCAATCAAGAG GAGGGGGTTGGAGATACACACAACTCCTATGCTTATGATGGCAACCGGGTACGCAAGTGGAATGTGACCACAACAAATTATGGCAAG GCATGGGCAGCAGGGGACATCGTGAGCTGTCTGATCGACCTGGACGACGGCACTCTGTCCTTCTGCCT GAATGGCGTGTCGCTTGGTACCGCCTTTGAAAACTTATCCAGGGGCCTAGGCATGGCCTACTTCCCAGCTATCAGCCTCTCCTTCAAGGAGTCTGTCGCCTTCAACTTTGGCAGCCGTCCTCTGCG CTACCCAGTGACGGGCTACCGGCCCCTGCAGGACCCGCCACGTGCTGACCTGGTACGGGCACAGAAGTTGCTGGGCTGCTTCCAGGCCGTGCTTGGTGTGGAGCTGGACCCTGTG GAAGGGCGGCTGGTAGAGAAGGAAAGCTCCCAGTGGCAGTTGCAGGGCCAGCCCACCGTCCTCCTCACGCTGGCCCACATCTTCCATCACTTCGCACCACTCCTG CGCAAGGTGTACGTGGTGGAGGCCGTGCTCATGAGCTTCCTGCTGGGCATCATGGAGGTGGGCACCCCAGCACAGGCGCAGTCCGTGGTGCGCCAGGTCCTGGACCTCCTGTGGCTCTTCATGGAG GACTATGAGGTACAGGATTGCCTCAAGCAGTTGATGATGTCTCTGCTGCGGCTGTACCGGTTCTCGCCCATTGTCCCAGACCTGGGCCTGCAG ATCCACTACCTGCGACTCACCATCGCCATCCTGAGGCATGAGAAGTCCCGCAAGTTTCTGCTTAGCAATGTCCT CTTTGATGTGCTCCAATCCGTTGTCTTCTTTTACATCAAGAGCCCCCTGCGTGTGGAGGAGGCTGGTCTACAGGAGCTCATTCCCACCACCTGGTGGCCTCACCGCTCAAGCAGGGAG GGAAGAGAGAGTAAGGAGGTGAAGGATGAGACTGCTGAGGAGCGGCTACGGCGGCGTGCCTATGAACGGGGCTGCCAAAGGCTCAAGAAGCGCATCGAAG TGGTGGAAGAACTCCAGGTCCAAATCCTGAAGCTGCTGTTgaacaataaagatgaaaatggg ggTGAAGCTTCTAGATACATCTTCCTCACCAAGTTCCGAAAGTTTCTGCAGGAGAATGCCAGTGGCCGGGGG AACATGCCCATGCTCTGCCCCCCTGAGTACATGGTCTGCTTCTTACACCGGTTGATCTCTGCCCTACGCTACTATTGGGATGAATACAAGGCTTCAAACCCCAGCGCCTCCTTCAGTGAGG AGGCCTACATCCCGCCCCAGGTCTTCTATAATGGCAAGGTGGACTACTTTGACCTGCAGCGCCTTGGAggcctcctctcccaccttcgGAAAACTCTCAAAG ATGACCTTGCCTCCAAGGCCAACATCCTGATTGACCCACTGGAGCTCCAGGCAGCCACCATGGATGACCTGGATGAGGATGAGGAGCCAGCCTCGGCTGCAGCTGCAGCCCAG CGCCCCATGCAGGCCCTGGCTATGGGGGGCGCACTGCCCCTGCCTCGGCCTGGCTGGCTCAGTTCTCCAACCCTGGGCCGAGCCAACCGCTTCCTCAGCACAGCAGCTGTGAGCCTGATGACCCCACGGCGGCCTCTGAGCACCTCGGAGAAAGTGAAGGTCCGCACGCTGAGCGCTGAGCAGAGGACCCGTGAGGACA TTGAGGGCAGCCACTGGAATGAAGGCCTGCTGCTGGGACGACCCCCTGAGGAACCTGAGCAGCCCCTCACTGAGAATTCCTTGCTGGAAGTCCTAGACGGTGCTGTCATCATGTATAATCTCAGCGTTCACCAGCAGCTGGGCAAG ATGGTGGGTGTGTCCGATGATGTCAATGAGTATGCGATGGCTCTGAGGGACACAGAGGACAAGCTTCGCCGGTGCCCCAAGTGG AGGAAGGACATCCTTGCAGAGTTGACTAAGAGCCAGAAGGTTTTCTCGGAAAAGCTGGACCACCTGAGTCGCCGTCTTGCCTGGGTCCATGCCACAGTCTACTCCCAA GAGAAGATGCTGGACATCTACTGGCTGCTGCGCGTCTGCCTGCGGACCATCGAGCATGGTGACCGCACAGGTTCTCTCTTTGCCTTCATGCCTGAATTCTACCTGAGCGTGGCCATCAATAGCTACAGCGCTCTCAAGAATTACTTTGGCCCTGTGCACAGCATGGAGGAGCTCCCAG GCTATGAAGAGACCCTGACCCGCCTGGCCGCCATCCTTGCCAAACACTTTGCTGACACACGCATCGTGGGCACTG ACATCCGTGACTCACTAATGCAGGCCCTGGCCAGCTACGTGTGCTACCCACACTCCCTGCGAGCTGTGGAGCGGATCCCTGAGGAACA GCGCATTGCCATGGTGAGGAGCCTCCTGGCTCCCTATGAGCAGCGGCCCTGGGCCCAGACCAACTGGATCCTGGTGCGGCTCTGGAGG GGCTGTGGGTTTGGGTACCGCTATACACGGCTGCCACACCTGCTGAAAACCAAACCTGAGGACGCCAATTTGCCCAGCCTTCAGA AGCCGTGCCCTTCCACCCTGCTGCAGCAGCACATGGCAGACCTGCTGCGGCAGGGTCCTGACGTGGCCCCCAGCTTCCTCAACAGCGTCCTCAACCAGCTCAACTGGGCCTTCTCTGAGTTCATCGGCATGATCCAGGAG ATACAACAGGCTGCTGAACGCCTGGAGCGGAATTTTGTGGACAGCCGGCAGCTCAAGGTATGTGCCACCTGCTTTGACCTCTCAGTCAGCCTGCTGCGCGTCTTGGAGATGACCATCACACTGGTGCCTGAGATATTCCTTGACTGGGCCCGGCCTACCTCTGAGATGTTGCTGCAGCGTCTGGCACAG CTGCTGAACCAAGTGCTGAATCGGGTGACGGCTGAGAGGAACCTATTTGACCGCGTGGTCAGCCTGCGGCTGCCTG GCTTGGAGAGCGTGGACCACTACCCTATTCTAGTGGCAGTGACAGGCATCCTGGTGCAGCTCCTGGTGCATGGCCCAGCCTCAGG GAAAGAGAGAGCCACATCAGTGCTCCTGGCTGATCCTTGCTTCCAGCTCCGCTCTATATGCTATCTCTTGGGGCAGCCAGAGCCTTCTGCCCCTGGtactgccctgcctgcccctgacCGGAAGCACTTCTCGCTACAGAGCT ACACAGATTACATCAGTGTTGAGGAGCTGGCCCAAGTGGAACAGATGCTGGCACACCTGACCTCTGCATCTGCCCAGGCAGCTGCTGCCTCCCTG CCCACCAGTGAAGAAGACCTCTGTCCCATCTGCTACGCTCACCCCATTTCTGCTGTGTTCCAGCCCTGTGGCCACAAGTCCTGCAA AGCCTGCATCAACCAGCACCTGATGAACAACAAGGATTGCTTCTTCTGCAAGGCCACCATCGAGTCTGTAGAGGACTGGGACAAGGCAGCTAATGCGAGTGCCACTTCCTCAACCACCTAG
- the RNF123 gene encoding E3 ubiquitin-protein ligase RNF123 isoform X2, producing the protein MGSRGHRELSDRPGRRHSVLLPDPPRADLVRAQKLLGCFQAVLGVELDPVEGRLVEKESSQWQLQGQPTVLLTLAHIFHHFAPLLRKVYVVEAVLMSFLLGIMEVGTPAQAQSVVRQVLDLLWLFMEDYEVQDCLKQLMMSLLRLYRFSPIVPDLGLQIHYLRLTIAILRHEKSRKFLLSNVLFDVLQSVVFFYIKSPLRVEEAGLQELIPTTWWPHRSSREGRESKEVKDETAEERLRRRAYERGCQRLKKRIEVVEELQVQILKLLLNNKDENGGEASRYIFLTKFRKFLQENASGRGNMPMLCPPEYMVCFLHRLISALRYYWDEYKASNPSASFSEEAYIPPQVFYNGKVDYFDLQRLGGLLSHLRKTLKDDLASKANILIDPLELQAATMDDLDEDEEPASAAAAAQRPMQALAMGGALPLPRPGWLSSPTLGRANRFLSTAAVSLMTPRRPLSTSEKVKVRTLSAEQRTREDIEGSHWNEGLLLGRPPEEPEQPLTENSLLEVLDGAVIMYNLSVHQQLGKMVGVSDDVNEYAMALRDTEDKLRRCPKWRKDILAELTKSQKVFSEKLDHLSRRLAWVHATVYSQEKMLDIYWLLRVCLRTIEHGDRTGSLFAFMPEFYLSVAINSYSALKNYFGPVHSMEELPGYEETLTRLAAILAKHFADTRIVGTDIRDSLMQALASYVCYPHSLRAVERIPEEQRIAMVRSLLAPYEQRPWAQTNWILVRLWRGCGFGYRYTRLPHLLKTKPEDANLPSLQKPCPSTLLQQHMADLLRQGPDVAPSFLNSVLNQLNWAFSEFIGMIQEIQQAAERLERNFVDSRQLKVCATCFDLSVSLLRVLEMTITLVPEIFLDWARPTSEMLLQRLAQLLNQVLNRVTAERNLFDRVVSLRLPGLESVDHYPILVAVTGILVQLLVHGPASGKERATSVLLADPCFQLRSICYLLGQPEPSAPGTALPAPDRKHFSLQSYTDYISVEELAQVEQMLAHLTSASAQAAAASLPTSEEDLCPICYAHPISAVFQPCGHKSCKACINQHLMNNKDCFFCKATIESVEDWDKAANASATSSTT; encoded by the exons ATGGGCAGCAGGGGACATCGTGAGCTGTCTGATCGACCTGGACGACGGCACTCTGTCCTTCTGCCT GACCCGCCACGTGCTGACCTGGTACGGGCACAGAAGTTGCTGGGCTGCTTCCAGGCCGTGCTTGGTGTGGAGCTGGACCCTGTG GAAGGGCGGCTGGTAGAGAAGGAAAGCTCCCAGTGGCAGTTGCAGGGCCAGCCCACCGTCCTCCTCACGCTGGCCCACATCTTCCATCACTTCGCACCACTCCTG CGCAAGGTGTACGTGGTGGAGGCCGTGCTCATGAGCTTCCTGCTGGGCATCATGGAGGTGGGCACCCCAGCACAGGCGCAGTCCGTGGTGCGCCAGGTCCTGGACCTCCTGTGGCTCTTCATGGAG GACTATGAGGTACAGGATTGCCTCAAGCAGTTGATGATGTCTCTGCTGCGGCTGTACCGGTTCTCGCCCATTGTCCCAGACCTGGGCCTGCAG ATCCACTACCTGCGACTCACCATCGCCATCCTGAGGCATGAGAAGTCCCGCAAGTTTCTGCTTAGCAATGTCCT CTTTGATGTGCTCCAATCCGTTGTCTTCTTTTACATCAAGAGCCCCCTGCGTGTGGAGGAGGCTGGTCTACAGGAGCTCATTCCCACCACCTGGTGGCCTCACCGCTCAAGCAGGGAG GGAAGAGAGAGTAAGGAGGTGAAGGATGAGACTGCTGAGGAGCGGCTACGGCGGCGTGCCTATGAACGGGGCTGCCAAAGGCTCAAGAAGCGCATCGAAG TGGTGGAAGAACTCCAGGTCCAAATCCTGAAGCTGCTGTTgaacaataaagatgaaaatggg ggTGAAGCTTCTAGATACATCTTCCTCACCAAGTTCCGAAAGTTTCTGCAGGAGAATGCCAGTGGCCGGGGG AACATGCCCATGCTCTGCCCCCCTGAGTACATGGTCTGCTTCTTACACCGGTTGATCTCTGCCCTACGCTACTATTGGGATGAATACAAGGCTTCAAACCCCAGCGCCTCCTTCAGTGAGG AGGCCTACATCCCGCCCCAGGTCTTCTATAATGGCAAGGTGGACTACTTTGACCTGCAGCGCCTTGGAggcctcctctcccaccttcgGAAAACTCTCAAAG ATGACCTTGCCTCCAAGGCCAACATCCTGATTGACCCACTGGAGCTCCAGGCAGCCACCATGGATGACCTGGATGAGGATGAGGAGCCAGCCTCGGCTGCAGCTGCAGCCCAG CGCCCCATGCAGGCCCTGGCTATGGGGGGCGCACTGCCCCTGCCTCGGCCTGGCTGGCTCAGTTCTCCAACCCTGGGCCGAGCCAACCGCTTCCTCAGCACAGCAGCTGTGAGCCTGATGACCCCACGGCGGCCTCTGAGCACCTCGGAGAAAGTGAAGGTCCGCACGCTGAGCGCTGAGCAGAGGACCCGTGAGGACA TTGAGGGCAGCCACTGGAATGAAGGCCTGCTGCTGGGACGACCCCCTGAGGAACCTGAGCAGCCCCTCACTGAGAATTCCTTGCTGGAAGTCCTAGACGGTGCTGTCATCATGTATAATCTCAGCGTTCACCAGCAGCTGGGCAAG ATGGTGGGTGTGTCCGATGATGTCAATGAGTATGCGATGGCTCTGAGGGACACAGAGGACAAGCTTCGCCGGTGCCCCAAGTGG AGGAAGGACATCCTTGCAGAGTTGACTAAGAGCCAGAAGGTTTTCTCGGAAAAGCTGGACCACCTGAGTCGCCGTCTTGCCTGGGTCCATGCCACAGTCTACTCCCAA GAGAAGATGCTGGACATCTACTGGCTGCTGCGCGTCTGCCTGCGGACCATCGAGCATGGTGACCGCACAGGTTCTCTCTTTGCCTTCATGCCTGAATTCTACCTGAGCGTGGCCATCAATAGCTACAGCGCTCTCAAGAATTACTTTGGCCCTGTGCACAGCATGGAGGAGCTCCCAG GCTATGAAGAGACCCTGACCCGCCTGGCCGCCATCCTTGCCAAACACTTTGCTGACACACGCATCGTGGGCACTG ACATCCGTGACTCACTAATGCAGGCCCTGGCCAGCTACGTGTGCTACCCACACTCCCTGCGAGCTGTGGAGCGGATCCCTGAGGAACA GCGCATTGCCATGGTGAGGAGCCTCCTGGCTCCCTATGAGCAGCGGCCCTGGGCCCAGACCAACTGGATCCTGGTGCGGCTCTGGAGG GGCTGTGGGTTTGGGTACCGCTATACACGGCTGCCACACCTGCTGAAAACCAAACCTGAGGACGCCAATTTGCCCAGCCTTCAGA AGCCGTGCCCTTCCACCCTGCTGCAGCAGCACATGGCAGACCTGCTGCGGCAGGGTCCTGACGTGGCCCCCAGCTTCCTCAACAGCGTCCTCAACCAGCTCAACTGGGCCTTCTCTGAGTTCATCGGCATGATCCAGGAG ATACAACAGGCTGCTGAACGCCTGGAGCGGAATTTTGTGGACAGCCGGCAGCTCAAGGTATGTGCCACCTGCTTTGACCTCTCAGTCAGCCTGCTGCGCGTCTTGGAGATGACCATCACACTGGTGCCTGAGATATTCCTTGACTGGGCCCGGCCTACCTCTGAGATGTTGCTGCAGCGTCTGGCACAG CTGCTGAACCAAGTGCTGAATCGGGTGACGGCTGAGAGGAACCTATTTGACCGCGTGGTCAGCCTGCGGCTGCCTG GCTTGGAGAGCGTGGACCACTACCCTATTCTAGTGGCAGTGACAGGCATCCTGGTGCAGCTCCTGGTGCATGGCCCAGCCTCAGG GAAAGAGAGAGCCACATCAGTGCTCCTGGCTGATCCTTGCTTCCAGCTCCGCTCTATATGCTATCTCTTGGGGCAGCCAGAGCCTTCTGCCCCTGGtactgccctgcctgcccctgacCGGAAGCACTTCTCGCTACAGAGCT ACACAGATTACATCAGTGTTGAGGAGCTGGCCCAAGTGGAACAGATGCTGGCACACCTGACCTCTGCATCTGCCCAGGCAGCTGCTGCCTCCCTG CCCACCAGTGAAGAAGACCTCTGTCCCATCTGCTACGCTCACCCCATTTCTGCTGTGTTCCAGCCCTGTGGCCACAAGTCCTGCAA AGCCTGCATCAACCAGCACCTGATGAACAACAAGGATTGCTTCTTCTGCAAGGCCACCATCGAGTCTGTAGAGGACTGGGACAAGGCAGCTAATGCGAGTGCCACTTCCTCAACCACCTAG
- the AMIGO3 gene encoding amphoterin-induced protein 3, translating to MAWLVALGALLCMLRVGFGTLDSEGFLIPAPHNCPYKCVCAADLLSCAGLGLQDVPAALPAAAADLDLSHNALQRLRPGWLAPLSRLRALRLGHNELDMLGRGVFTNASGLRLLDLSSNALRALGRHDLDGLGALEMLFLFNNRLAHLDEHAFRGLGALSRLYLGCNELASFSFDHLHGLGATHLRTLDLSSNRLGRIPIPDLAALPAFLKNGLYLHNNPLPCDCRLYHLLQRWHQRGLTAVSDFAHEYMCLAFKVPTSRVRFFEHSRIFENCSAALAWGLERPEEQLHVQVGRSLRLHCNTSAPALRIAWVSPQHELLVAPGSRNGSIAVLADGSLAIGNVQPWHEGVFVCLATGPRLHHNQTHEYNVSVHFPHPEPEAFNTGFTTLLGCAVGLVLVLLYLFAPPCPGCRRCYHRTCCCCCRRWPQTPSPLQELSAHSSVLSTTPPDAPSRKASVHKHVVFLEPGRRSLNGRVQLAIAEDFDLYNPMGLRFKTGSESASSTGSEGLVMT from the coding sequence ATGGCCTGGCTGGTGGCGCTGGGCGCACTGCTGTGCATGCTGCGCGTCGGGTTTGGCACCCTGGACTCCGAGGGCTTCCTGATCCCGGCGCCTCATAACTGCCCCTACAAATGTGTGTGCGCTGCCGACCTTCTGAGCTGCGCAGGCCTTGGGCTGCAGGACGTGCCGGCCGCGTTACCTGCCGCTGCTGCAGACCTCGACCTGAGCCACAACGCACTCCAGCGCCTGCGCCCCGGCTGGTTGGCGCCCCTCTCCCGGCTGCGCGCCCTGCGCCTAGGTCACAACGAGCTGGATATGCTAGGTCGCGGAGTCTTCACCAATGCCAGCGGCCTGCGGCTGCTCGATTTATCTTCTAACGCGCTGAGGGCGCTTGGCCGCCACGACCTCGATGGACTGGGGGCGCTGGAGATGCTGTTTCTGTTCAATAACCGCCTGGCGCACTTGGACGAGCATGCCTTCCGTGGCCTGGGCGCGCTCAGCCGGCTCTACCTGGGCTGCAACGAACTCGCGTCCTTCTCTTTCGACCACCTGCACGGTCTGGGCGCAACCCACCTACGTACTCTGGATCTCTCCTCCAACCGCCTGGGACGCATTCCCATACCTGACCTGGCTGCACTGCCGGCCTTTCTCAAGAATGGCCTTTACTTGCACAACAACCCTTTGCCCTGCGACTGCCGCCTCTATCACCTGCTACAGCGTTGGCATCAGCGGGGACTGACTGCTGTGAGCGACTTCGCACATGAGTACATGTGCCTGGCCTTCAAGGTACCCACATCCCGCGTGCGCTTCTTTGAGCATAGCCGCATCTTTGAGAACTGCTCAGCTGCCCTGGCTTGGGGCCTAGAGCGGCCTGAAGAGCAGCTGCATGTGCAGGTGGGTCGGTCGCTGAGGCTACACTGCAACACCAGTGCCCCGGCCTTGCGCATTGCCTGGGTCTCACCACAGCATGAACTGCTTGTGGCACCAGGCTCCCGCAACGGGAGCATTGCAGTGTTGGCTGATGGCAGCTTGGCCATTGGCAACGTGCAGCCATGGCATGAGGGTGTCTTTGTGTGCCTGGCTACCGGGCCCCGTCTGCATCACAACCAGACACATGAGTACAATGTGAGTGTGCACTTCCCACACCCTGAGCCTGAGGCTTTCAACACAGGCTTCACCACGCTGCTGGGCTGTGCCGTGGGCCTGGTGCTCGTGCTGCTCTACCTGTTTGCACCACCCTGCCCTGGCTGCCGCCGCTGCTACCATcgcacctgctgctgctgctgccgccgctggccCCAAACACCCAGCCCACTCCAGGAACTGAGTGCACATTCCTCGGTACTCAGCACCACGCCACCTGATGCACCCAGCCGCAAGGCCAGCGTCCACAAGCATGTGGTCTTtctggagccaggcaggaggagcCTGAATGGTCGTGTGCAGCTGGCCATAGCTGAGGACTTTGATCTCTATAATCCCATGGGCCTGCGGTTCAAGACTGGGTCTGAGTCCGCTAGCTCCACAGGCTCTGAGGGTCTGGTGATGACCTAG